In Chryseobacterium turcicum, a single window of DNA contains:
- a CDS encoding response regulator transcription factor, whose product MSEQIKIALVDDEQLILEGVKMLLSKEKNFSVTMMANAGNVFLENLEKCTEKDFPDIALVDVQMHPMNGFELVEILKDKYPDLKIIILSSHYKTSVLGYMVKLGVAAFLPKNSDKKLFIEAIFKVSENGIFFTNEDHEMLLSYMNNSSKKKSLFSMDDDLSEREKDVVKLICQECTNNEIAEKLFISPRTVESHRQRAIEKIGAKNTVGIVIYAIVNNIYSPA is encoded by the coding sequence ATGAGTGAGCAAATAAAAATTGCCTTGGTTGATGACGAGCAGTTAATACTTGAAGGAGTAAAAATGCTGTTGTCAAAAGAAAAAAACTTTTCGGTAACCATGATGGCCAATGCGGGAAACGTTTTTCTTGAGAATCTTGAGAAATGTACAGAAAAAGACTTCCCAGATATTGCTCTGGTTGACGTTCAGATGCACCCAATGAATGGTTTTGAATTGGTAGAAATTTTAAAAGATAAATATCCAGATTTAAAAATTATTATTCTTTCATCCCATTACAAAACATCGGTTTTAGGGTATATGGTTAAATTGGGAGTTGCTGCATTTCTTCCGAAAAATTCAGATAAAAAACTGTTTATAGAAGCTATATTTAAAGTATCTGAAAACGGTATTTTCTTTACCAATGAAGATCATGAGATGCTTCTTTCTTATATGAATAATAGTTCCAAGAAAAAATCACTCTTTAGTATGGATGATGATCTGTCTGAGAGAGAAAAAGACGTTGTGAAGCTAATCTGCCAGGAATGCACCAATAATGAAATTGCAGAAAAACTTTTTATCAGCCCAAGAACGGTAGAAAGCCATCGACAAAGAGCCATCGAAAAAATAGGCGCTAAAAATACGGTGGGAATTGTAATTTATGCCATTGTAAACAATATTTATTCTCCAGCTTAA
- a CDS encoding ABC-F family ATP-binding cassette domain-containing protein: MLSVQGLGLHHSGNYLFQNVNFTIKKDDKIGLVGKNGAGKSTLLKMLSGEITFYEGNVVPEGSITIGFLKQDLDFVKGRTVWNETMQAFEQINAWKEELEEINHQLTVRTDYESDSYTDLINRMTDLNDLLMHHDAYNLEGDIEKVLFGLGFKADDFQKITDEFSGGWRMRIELAKLLLQKNDLMLLDEPTNHLDMESIIWLENFLKDYPGGILLVSHDKQFMTAVCNRTFDVNNRKVDDYKANYTKYLIMREDRREKLIQAKKNQDAEIKQMEDNINKFRASATKASFAQSLIKKLDKIERIEVDNDDVSKFNIRFVQSVVPGKVIFEAEKLGKAYGNKQIFDDVDFIVQRGDRISLLGQNGQGKTTLAKILAGDIKEFSGNWNLGHNVNIGYFAQNQEEVLTPNKTVQEEAEDAATEETRPRVRDLLGSFLFQGEAVNKKTKVLSGGERNRLALCKLLLRPFNVLIMDEPTNHLDIQSKEIIKLALQRFEGTLIVISHDREFLQGLSDKIYEFRDGKMKEFLGDINEYLDFRQKESIREISAEKAKLHSDEPKVEVKKVEEKPAVSQSIIVSKEQKSIQNKLKKVEEKISELETAIETFEATFTKENPSEETLEKYNKTKEELDLALQEWEHLGAQLD, from the coding sequence ATGCTTTCTGTTCAAGGTTTAGGATTACATCATTCAGGTAATTATTTATTTCAAAACGTAAATTTCACCATCAAAAAGGATGATAAAATTGGGTTGGTTGGTAAAAATGGAGCGGGGAAATCTACGCTTCTTAAGATGCTTTCCGGCGAAATTACTTTCTATGAAGGAAATGTAGTTCCTGAAGGAAGTATTACCATAGGTTTTCTAAAACAAGATCTTGATTTTGTGAAAGGTAGAACCGTTTGGAACGAAACAATGCAGGCTTTTGAGCAGATTAATGCTTGGAAAGAAGAATTAGAAGAAATTAATCATCAATTGACCGTAAGAACCGATTACGAAAGTGATTCTTATACCGATTTGATTAATAGAATGACTGATCTGAATGATCTTTTGATGCATCATGATGCATATAACTTAGAAGGTGATATCGAAAAAGTATTATTTGGATTAGGTTTTAAAGCAGATGATTTCCAAAAAATTACCGACGAATTTTCTGGAGGTTGGAGAATGAGAATCGAACTGGCAAAACTATTACTTCAGAAAAATGATTTAATGCTTCTCGATGAGCCTACCAATCACTTGGATATGGAATCTATCATTTGGCTTGAAAACTTCTTGAAAGATTATCCTGGAGGAATTCTTCTCGTAAGTCACGATAAACAGTTTATGACTGCCGTTTGTAACCGTACTTTTGATGTAAACAACAGAAAAGTAGACGATTATAAAGCCAATTATACTAAATATTTAATCATGCGCGAAGACCGTCGTGAAAAACTGATTCAGGCTAAAAAGAATCAGGATGCGGAAATCAAGCAGATGGAAGATAACATCAACAAGTTCCGTGCGAGTGCAACAAAAGCTTCTTTTGCACAGTCTTTGATTAAAAAATTAGATAAAATTGAGCGTATTGAAGTGGATAACGACGATGTTTCAAAATTCAATATCCGTTTTGTACAGTCTGTAGTTCCCGGAAAAGTTATTTTTGAAGCCGAAAAATTAGGTAAAGCCTACGGAAATAAACAGATTTTTGATGATGTAGATTTTATCGTTCAGAGAGGTGACAGAATTTCACTTTTAGGACAAAACGGACAAGGGAAAACGACGTTAGCCAAAATTCTTGCCGGTGATATCAAAGAATTTTCAGGAAACTGGAATTTAGGACACAATGTTAATATCGGATATTTTGCTCAAAATCAGGAGGAAGTTCTAACGCCAAATAAAACCGTGCAGGAAGAAGCCGAAGATGCTGCAACTGAAGAAACGAGACCGAGAGTACGTGATTTGTTAGGATCTTTCCTTTTCCAGGGTGAAGCCGTAAATAAAAAGACAAAAGTGCTTTCAGGAGGAGAAAGAAACCGTTTAGCGCTATGTAAATTGCTTTTACGTCCGTTCAATGTTTTGATTATGGATGAGCCTACCAATCACTTAGATATTCAGTCTAAAGAGATTATCAAATTGGCTTTACAGAGGTTTGAAGGTACACTAATTGTAATTTCTCACGATAGAGAATTTTTACAAGGGTTAAGTGATAAAATCTACGAATTCCGTGATGGTAAAATGAAAGAATTCTTAGGCGACATCAACGAATATCTTGATTTCAGACAAAAAGAATCAATCAGAGAAATTTCTGCTGAAAAAGCTAAACTTCACAGTGATGAGCCTAAAGTTGAGGTTAAAAAAGTTGAAGAAAAACCTGCTGTTAGCCAATCAATAATTGTAAGTAAAGAACAGAAAAGTATTCAGAATAAATTAAAAAAAGTAGAAGAAAAAATTTCTGAACTGGAAACAGCAATCGAAACTTTTGAAGCTACGTTCACCAAAGAAAACCCTTCTGAAGAAACATTAGAAAAATACAATAAAACCAAAGAAGAGCTCGACCTTGCTCTGCAGGAATGGGAACATTTGGGAGCTCAGTTAGATTAA